In a single window of the Pleurodeles waltl isolate 20211129_DDA chromosome 4_2, aPleWal1.hap1.20221129, whole genome shotgun sequence genome:
- the LOC138293782 gene encoding zinc finger protein 850-like, whose product MHCIWKLNITLRNTYSGIRLSLKMAYTQAKTQLGDTYISNRANEYENSFSHQSHLTEHERTHTGQNAYQCTECQKSFRQKGSLTRHWRTHTGYKPYQCMECQKNFTCKDSLIRHKRIHSGQKPYQCSECQKSFIQKSCLTRHERTHTGQKPYQCNECQKRFSVRSTLIEHQQRHTGHKPYQCSECQKSFRKKLSLIQHVRIHTGEKPYQCSECQKTFSRKICLTYHERRHTGHRPYQCSQCQKTFSQKINLTFHERRHTGLKPYQCSECQKSFSSKFSLTKHERIHTGVNPYQCSECWKSFSEKKGLIQHERIHTGLKPYQCSECQKSFRLKQGLTKHERTHTGQKPYQCSECQKRFSEKASLIQHERIHTGYKPYQCCECQKSFRLKQGLTNHERSHSGQKPYQCTECQKSFRLKQTLTIHERTHTGEKPFQCSKCQKSFSQESSLALHERTHTGQKPYQCPECQKSFREKARLIQHERIHTGLKPYQCYECQKSFRLKQSCTKHERTHTAQKPYQCSKCQKRFNQKDNLIHHERKHTGLKSYQCTECKKSFSQKGSLTRHRRTHTEYKPYQCTECQKSFGCKDSLIRHERIHTGEKPYQCSKCQKSFIQKSCLTRHERTHTGQKPYQCNECQKRFSVRSSLIKHEQNHTRHKAYQCPECQKSFSKQLILIQHVRMHAGEKPYQCPECQKSFSGKASLIDHERIHTGLKPYHCSECQKSFRLKQSLTKHEITHTGQKPHQCSECQKSFSGKAGLIQHERIHTGHKPYQCCECQKRFRVKQSLTLHERTHTGQKPYQCSECQKSFRLKQCLTNHERTHTGEKPYECSKCQKSFCQKSGLARHERTHTGLKLYSALNAKKASVRKEV is encoded by the coding sequence ATGCACTGTATTTGGAAGCTGAATATAACATTAAGGAATACATATTCTGGAATCAGATTGAGTCTTAAGATGGCATATACCCAGGCAAAAACCCAACTTGGAGATACATACATCTCAAATAGGGCCAATGAATATGAGAACAGCTTTAGTCATCAATCCCACCTCACTGaacatgagagaactcacactggacaAAATGCTTATCAGTGCACTGAATGCCAGAAAAGCTTCAGACAGAAAGGTAGTCTCACTCGACATTGGAGAACACACACTGGGTACAAACCTTATCAGTGCATGGAGTGCCAAAAAAACTTCACTTGTAAGGACAGTCTCATTCGACACAAGAGAATCCACAGTGGgcaaaaaccttatcagtgctctgaatgccagaaaagcttcattcagaaatcttgtctcaCTCGtcatgagagaactcacactggacaAAAACCGTATCAATGCAATGAATGCCAGAAAAGATTCAGTGTGAGATCGACTTTAATTGAACATCAACAACGCCATACAGGGCACAAACCTTATCAGTGCTCAGAATGCCAGAAAAGCTTCCGTAAGAAATTAAGTCTCATTCAACATGTGAGAatccacactggggaaaaaccttatcagtgctctgaatgtcagAAAACCTTCAGTCGCAAAATCTGTCTCACTTACCATGAGAGAAGGCACACAGGGCACAGACCTTATCAGTGCTCCCAATGCCAGAAAACCTTCAGTCAGAAAATCAATCTCACTTTCCATGAGAGAAGGCACACAGGGCtcaaaccttatcagtgctctgaatgtcagAAAAGCTTCAGTTCAAAATTCAGTCTCACTAAACATGAGAGAATTCACACCGGGGTAAAtccttatcagtgctctgaatgctggAAAAGCTTCAGTGAAAAAAAAGGTTTAATTCAACATGAGAGAATACATACTGGGCTCAAACCCTATCAGTGTTCTGAATGCCAGAAAAGCTTTAGGTTAAAACAAGGTCTCACTAAACATGAGAGAACTCATACGGGgcaaaaaccttatcagtgctctgaatgccaaaAACGCTTCAGTGAGAAAGCAAGTTTAATACAACATGAGAGAATCCATACTGGGTACAAACCGTATCAGTGTTGTGAATGCCAGAAAAGTTTCAGATTGAAACAAGGTCTCACTAACCATGAGAGAAGTCACTCTGGGCAAAAACCTTATCAGTGCACTGAATGCCAGAAAAGTTTCAGATTGAAACAAACTCTCACAATTCATGAGAGAactcacacaggggaaaaacctttTCAGTGCTCTAAATGCCAGAAAAGCTTTAGTCAGGAGTCTAGTCTTGCTCTTCATGAGAGAACCCACACTGGGCAAAAACCTTATCAGTGCCCTGAATGCCAGAAAAGCTTCAGGGAGAAAGCCAGGTTAATTCAACATGAGAGAATCCACACTGGGCTCAAACCGTATCAATGTTATGAATGCCAGAAAAGTTTCAGATTGAAACAAAGTTGCACTAaacatgagagaactcacactgcacagaaaccataTCAGTGCTCTAAATGCCAGAAAAGGTTTAATCAGAAAGACAATCTCATTCATCATGAGAGAAAGCACACTGGACTAAAATCTTATCAGTGCACTGAATGCAAGAAAAGCTTCAGTCAGAAAGGTAGTCTCACTCGACATAGGAGAACACACACTGAGTACAAACCTTATCAGTGCACAGAGTGTCAAAAAAGCTTTGGTTGTAAGGACAGTCTCATTCGACATGAGAGAattcacactggggaaaaaccttatcagtgctctaAATGCCAGAAAAGcttcattcagaaatcttgtctcaCTCGtcatgagagaactcacactggacaAAAACCGTATCAATGCAATGAATGCCAGAAAAGATTCAGTGTGAGATCGAGTTTAATTAAACATGAACAAAACCATACGCGGCACAAAGCATATCAGTGTCCTGAATGCCAAAAAAGCTTCAGTAAGCAATTAATTCTCATTCAACATGTGAGAATGCACGCTGGGGAAAAACCTTATCAGTGCCCTGAATGCCAAAAAAGCTTTAGTGGAAAAGCAAGTTTAATTGATCACGAGAGAATCCATACTGGGCTCAAACCCTATCACTGTTCTGAATGCCAGAAAAGTTTTAGATTGAAACAAAGTCTCACTAAACATGAAATAACTCACACTGGGCAAAAACCTCatcagtgctctgaatgtcaaAAAAGCTTCAGTGGAAAAGCAGGTTTAATTCAGCATGAGAGAATCCATACTGGGCACAAACCCTATCAGTGTTGTGAATGCCAGAAACGTTTCAGAGTGAAACAAAGTCTCACCTtacatgagagaactcacactgggcaaaaaccttatcagtgctctgaatgccagaAAAGTTTCAGATTGaaacaatgtctcactaatcacgagagaactcacactggggaaaaaccttatGAGTGCTCTAAATGCCAGAAAAGCTTTTGTCAGAAATCTGGTCTCGCTCGtcatgagagaactcacactggacTAAAACTGTACAGTGCTCTGAATGCCAAAAAAGCTTCAGTGAGAAAGGAAGTTTAA